One genomic region from Dethiosulfovibrio salsuginis encodes:
- a CDS encoding DUF6444 domain-containing protein produces the protein MFQKPTYEELFEDNQMLKAINKSLSERISELEAILKQNSQTSSKPPSSDGYKKPKPTSSRKKS, from the coding sequence ATGTTTCAGAAGCCCACCTACGAAGAGCTCTTCGAGGACAACCAGATGCTCAAGGCGATAAACAAGAGCCTCAGCGAGAGGATCTCAGAGCTCGAAGCCATCCTGAAACAAAACAGCCAGACCAGCTCTAAGCCTCCTTCAAGCGACGGCTATAAAAAGCCCAAGCCGACCAGCTCCAGGAAGAAAAGC